From Portunus trituberculatus isolate SZX2019 chromosome 37, ASM1759143v1, whole genome shotgun sequence, one genomic window encodes:
- the LOC123514013 gene encoding transcription factor E2F3-like codes for MESVGTPSSGGLSVVGGTVLSVCDGLTYTQLLDHGYGLTPITPSNSQESPSVTPGRTQSVKRRLVLEEGGVDGEGFRTPVKTPRRARQKSVSSTHYTPPSKGKAPAVPPAPSPGKTSRYDTSLGLLTKRFVDLLQTAPDGTVDLNKASDMLSVQKRRIYDITNVLEGIGLVNKKSKNNVQWLAARVSSEDLGEELQDLEAKENELDNLIEQAERDLRQLSQDKRFAYITYQDLHTIKDYKDKTVFAIKAPPGTQLQVPQELKKESCILHLKSDNGPIEVYLSESAIGESPAKEQASRQSPLKASTSAANTSRTKLRPTRTKANKALLQTRKPVFKTPKKEIESPAEVEIKTEVPDPDEEDLLGASSSLDLNNDEGLRTALILGSEDLGPVGGKLQLQMEDQPGSGEGGSEDVMLGCTSGSPLPFLTLEPPISDTDYNFSLDITEGVYDLFDFNF; via the exons ATGGAGAGTGTGGGGACACCTTCCTCTGGAGGGTTGTCTGTGGTTGGGGGCACAGTGCTGAGTGTATGTGATGGCCTCACCTACACCCAGCTGCTGGACCATGGCTATGGTCtcacccccatcacccccaGCAACTCCCAGGAGTCCCCCTCAGTCACCCCGGGCCGCACACAG AGTGTGAAGCGCCGCCTGGTGTTGGAGGAGGGGGGTGTTGACGGCGAGGGCTTCAGGACCCCCGTCAAGACCCCCCGGCGTGCCAGGCAGAAGTCCGTGTCCTCCACCCATTACACTCCACCGTCCAAGGGAAAGGCGCCtg CTGTTCCTCCAGCCCCTTCTCCAGGCAAAACATCCCGATATGACACTTCCCTAGGACTCCTCACCAAGCGCTTTGTGGATCTGCTACAAACTGCTCCTGATGGCACAGTTGATCTTAACAAG GCATCTGACATGCTGTCAGTTCAAAAGCGAAGAATATATGATATCACAAACGTGTTGGAGGGCATTGGTCTAGTCAACAAGAAATCCAAAAACAACGTCCAGTGGTT aGCGGCCAGAGTGAGCAGCGAGGATCTAGGAGAGGAACTACAGGACCTGGAAGCCAAGGAGAACGAGCTCGATAACCTTATAGAGCAAGCAG agagagactTGAGACAGTTGAGTCAGGACAAGAGGTTTGCTTATATTACGTACCAGGACTTGCACACCATCAAAGATTATAAGGACAAGACTGTGTTCGCCATCAAGGCGCCACCTGGCACGCAGCTACAGGTGCCTCAAGAATTGAAAAAAGAG aGTTGTATACTCCATTTAAAGAGTGATAATGGTCCTATAGAAGTCTACCTGTCTGAGTCTGCCATAGGAGAAAGCCCTGCCAAAGAACAGGCCAGCAGACAGAGCCCTCTTAAGGCCTCTACGTCAGCAGCCAACACTTCCAGGACCAAACTGAGGCCCACACGGACAAAGGCCAACAAAGCATTACTGCAGACACGCAAGCCTGTCTTTAAAACACCAAAGAAG GAAATAGAGTCACCTGCAGAAGTGGAAATTAAGACAGAAGTACCTGATCCAGATGAAGAGGACCTCTTGGGAGCCTCATCCAGTTTGGACCTCAATAATGATGAAGGTCTACGCACTGCCCTTATCCTTGGCTCAGAGGACTTGGGACCTGTAGGGGGCAAACTCCAACTCCAAATGGAGGACCAGCCAGGTAGTGGTGAAG GTGGGTCTGAAGATGTGATGCTGGGCTGCACCTCAGGCTCTCCTCTACCCTTCCTCACCCTGGAACCTCCCATCTCAGACACAGACTACAATTTCTCACTTGACATTACTGAGGGAGTGTATGATCTCTTTGATTTTAACTTCTGA